A segment of the Artemia franciscana unplaced genomic scaffold, ASM3288406v1 PGA_scaffold_67, whole genome shotgun sequence genome:
GCAGCATCTGCTATGAGGTATTTGTTGAGCCAGTTAGACTGCCGTGTCTACACGCTTTCTGCGAAGCTTGCGTCCTtaagaatgaagaaaaccaaacaaaatgtcCTCTGTGTAGGGCCACGTACACAGTTGGTCGCAAAGATACCCTTTTAGCCGGTTGTATTCAAAACATTATCGAATCTGCTTATAATCCAAATGAAATGACTGAAAGGGATGAACTTGTAGCCGCCCATAAAGACTTGATAAGTCTGATGATggagaggaagaagaaaaaatggaaaactaaaattttaaaagggctTTATTTTTTGGCTGATTTATTTGTTGTCTGTACTTCGTACTGTATCTGGCAGCATCTGCTATTAGTTATTTGTTGAGCCAGTTAGACTGCCGTGTCTACACGCTTTCTGCGAAGCTTGCGTCCTTCagaatgaagaaaacaaaacaaatgtccTCTGTGTAGGGCCACGTACACAGTTGGTCGCAGATACCCTTTTAGCCGGTTGTATTCAAAACATTATCGAATCTGCTTATAATCCAAAGGAAATGACCAAAAGAGATGAACTTGTAGCCGCACGTAAAGACTTGAAAAGTCTGATAATggagaggaagaagaaaaatggaaaactaaaattttaaaagggctTTATTCTTTggcttatttatttgttgtctgTACTTCGGACTGTAATTTTTTATGCGAAAGCAATAGAACGTTCTGGGATCCTGTTTTTGTActgtttgaataaaattgctgactcaaaatttctattagatgcatttagGAACAGTGCGAAGTGTGTCTGTgtgcgggggaggggggggggggtagcagcCATTCGATCACTTTGATTCTtagaaagagcactagaatttttgattaccaatcgaatgagccccttccgaagtttctatgacagcgctttctataaaaaccttctaTACACCAGTGCATAaaatacaacccttgccctaagggctagGGGgatttgttatcctcaaagacaaaatttctggacctttcgaatcctttgaaaaaatagctatttaatttttgtattagaAGTGTTTGGTAAAATATTGGGTGTGGGAGAAGCATAACTCGTGTGATAGCGCGTGGATAACTCGTTTAAtactaaatcaggagttaatcaGGGTTGTGGTATATCACCCttaatatggatcattttgatggactttgtcttaaggagcacaagaaaggcaaCAGCAAAACATGGAATTAAATGGGGatgaaaaactttcctggacttagataaTGCTGATAAATTGAAGCAGCCTAGATTAacgtttgagcaaaatgaatgagcttttatgtgttttgcaagttcaaggtgctagaattagtttgaaaattaacgttaatAGGGCTACATCACAATGGCTAAGAATATTTTAAGATGAAAAATTGACCTTGGGTAATAAAAGATAGAtcaggtggaaaaaaaaaactaaaaactaataaaaaaactaaaaaagctaaaaaactaaaaaacctaaaaaagaaaaaaaagaaaaaaggaaaaaaatgaaaaataaaggagaaaaacaaaactaaaaaacgaatgtatatacagaccgggacacaaatgacgaccgggacacagggaatataaatgacgaccgggacacagggacacaactacaacgcgaagcgccaacccaacagctagtagtgtATAAATGTTTTGCCATTGGAATTCCAACCTCTATCGCTGCAATATCAGTTTGCTGGGCTATGAAATGCATAAAGAAGCTAAAACGAAGGGAATTCATGCTTCTTCTGCATTAACAGAGTCTAAGAAGAAGCCACTTGATATTAAAAGATGTAAACAAGCTAACCCGGACGAATTTAATACTTGCAAAGAAGTAACagagtttaagaaaaaaatgcttgACCTATTGGATTCTGAACTATCTTGCAGCATCTGCTATGAGGCTGTGGTAATCATTAATTCAGTACATCTTTTACTGTGATAATCTATATAGCGTGCAATGAATATAGTGTAAAAATGTTTTGCCATTGGAATTCCAGCCTCTATCGCTGCAATATCAGTTTCCTGGGCTATGAAAAAGCATAAAGAAGGTAAAACGAAGGGAATTAATGCTTCTACTGCATTAACAGAGTCTAAGAAGAAGCCACTTGATATTAAAAGATGTAAACAAGCTAACCCGGACGAATTTAATACTTGCAAAGAAGTAACagagtttaagaaaaaaatgcttgACCTATTGGATTCTGAACTATCTTGCAGCATCTGCTATGAGGTATTTGTTGAGCCAGTTAGACTGCCGTGTCTACACGCTTTCTGCGAAGCTTGCGTCCTtaagaatgaagaaaaccaaacaaaatgtcCTCTGTGTAGGGCCACGTACACAGTTGGTCGCAAAGATACCCTTTTAGCCGGTTGTATTCAAAACATTATCGAATCTGCTTATAATCCAAATGAAATGACTGAAAGGGATGAACTTGTAGCCGCCCATAAAGACTTGATAAGTCTGAAGATggagaggaagaagaaaaaatggaaaactaaaattttaaaagggctTTATTTTTTGGCTGATTTATTTGTTGTCTGTACTTCGTACTGTATCTGGCAGCATCTGCTATTAGTTATTTGTTGAGCCAGTTAGACTTCCGTGTCTACACGCTTTCTGCGAAGCTTGCGTCCTTcagaatgaagaaaaccaaacaaaatgtcCTCTGTGTAGGGCCACGTACACAGTTGGTCGCAGATACCCTTTTAGCCGGTTGTATTCAAAACATTATCGAATCTGCTTATAATCCAAAGGAAATGACCAAAAGAGATGAACTTGTAGCCGCACGTAAAGACTTGAAAAGTCTGATGTggagaggaagaagaaaaatggaaaactaaaattttaaaagggctTTATTCTTTggcttatttatttgttgtctaTACTTCGGACTGTAATTTTTTATGCGAAAGCAATAGAACGTTCTGGGATCCTGTTTTTGTActgtttgaataaaattgctgactcaaaatttctattaggtGCATTTAGGAACAGTGCGAAGTGTGTCtgtgtgcggggggggggggggggtagcagcCATTCGATCACTTTGATTCTtagaaagagcactagaatttttgattaacaatcgaatgagccccttccgaagtttctatgacagcgctttctataaaaaccttctaTACACCAGTGCATAaaatacaacccttgccctaagggctagGGGgatttgttatcctcaaagacaaaatttctggacctttcgattcctttgaaaaaatagctatttaatttttgtattagaAGTGTTTGGTAAAATGTTGGGTGTGGGAGAAGCATAACTCGTGTGATAGCGCGTGGATAACTCGTTTAAtactaaatcaggagttaatcagggttgtatatacagaccgggacaccgagatacaaatgacgaccgggacacagggaatataaatgacgaccgggacacagggacacaactacaacgcgaagcgccaacccaacagctagtagtgtATAAATGTTTTGCCATTGGAATTCCAACCTCTATCGCTGCAATATCAGTTTGCTGGGCTATGAAATGCATAAAGAAGCTAAAACGAAGGGAATTAATGCTTCTTCTGCATTAACAGAGTCTAAGAAGAAGCCACTTGATATTAAAAGATTTAAACAAGCTAACCCGGACGAATTTAATACTTGCAAAGAAGTAACagagtttaagaaaaaaatgcttgAGCTATTGGATTCTGAACTATCTTGCAGCATCTGCTATGAGGCTGTGGTAATCATTAATTCAGTGCATCTTTTACTGTGATAATATATATACCGTGCAATGAATATAGTGTATAAATGTTTTGCCATTGGAATTCCAGCCTCTATCGCTGCAATATCAGTTTCCTGGGCTATGAAAAAGCATAAAGAAGGTAGAACGAAGGGAATTAATGCTTCTACTGCATTAACAGAGTCTAAGAAGAAGCCACTTGATATTAAAAGATGTAAACAAGCTAACCCGGACGAATTTAATACTTGCAAAGAAGTAACagagtttaagaaaaaaatgcttgACCTATTGGATTCTGAACTATCTTGCAGCATCTGCTATGAGGTATTTGTTGAGCCAGTTAGACTGCCGTGTCTACACGCTTTCTGCGAAGCTTGCGTCCTtaagaatgaagaaaaccaaacaaaatgtcCTCTGTGTAGGGCCACGTACACAGTTGGTCGCAAAGATACCCTTTTAGCCGGTTGTATTCAAAACATTATCGAATCTGCTTATAATCCAAATGAAATGACTGAAAGGGATGAACTTGTAGCCGCCCATAAAGACTTGATAAGTCTGATGATggagaggaagaagaaaaaatggaaaactaaaattttaaaagggctTTATTTTTTGGCTGATTTATTTGTTGTCTGTACTTCGTACTGTATCTGGCAGCATCTGCTATTAGTTATTTGTTGAGCCAGTTAGACTGCCGTGTCTACACGCTTTCTGCGAAGCTTGCGTCCTTcagaatgaagaaaaccaaacaaaatgtcCTCTGTGTAGGGCCACGTACACAGTTGGTCGCAGATACCCTTTTAGCCGGTTGTATTCAAAACATTATCGAATCTGCTTATAATCCAAAGGAAATGACCAAAAGAGATGAACTTGTAGCCGCACGTAAAGACTTGAAAAGTCTGATGATggagaggaagaagaaaaatggaaaactaaaattttaaaagggctTTATTCTTTggcttatttatttgttgtctaTACTTCGGACTGTAATTTTTTATGCGAAAGCAATAGAACGTTCTGGGATCCTGTTTTTGTActgtttgaataaaattgctgactcaaaatttctattaggtGCATTTAGGAACAGTGCGAAGTGTGTCTGTGTGCGGGGGGGGGTAGCAGCCATTCGATCACTTTGATTCTtagaaagagcactagaatttttgattaacaatcgaatgagccccttccgaagtttctatgacagcgctttctataaaaaccttctaTACACCAGTGCATAaaatacaacccttgccctaagggctagGGGgatttgttatcctcaaagacaaaatttctggacctttcgaatcctttgaaaaaatagctatttaatttttgtattagaAGTGTTTGGTAAAATGTTGGGTGTGGGAGAAGCATAACTCGTGTGATAGCGCGTGGATAACTCGTTTAAtactaaatcaggagttaatcaGGGTTGTGGTATATCACCCttaatatggatcattttgatggactttgtcttaaggagcacaagaaaggcaaCAGCAAAACATGGAATTAAATGGGGatgaaaaactttcctggacttagataaTGCTGATAAATTGAAGCAGCCTAGATTAacgtttgagcaaaatgaatgagcttttatgtgttttgcaagttcaaggtgctagaatcagtttgaaaattaacgttaatAGGGCTATATCACAATGGCTAGGAATATTTCAAGATGAAAAAGTGACCTTGGGTAATAAAAGATAGAtcaggtggaaaaaaaaactaaaaactaataaaaaaactaaaaaagctaaaaaactaaaaaacctaaaaaagaaaaaaaagaaaaaaggaaaaaaatgaaaaataaaggagaaaaacaaaactaaaaaacgaatgtatatacagaccgggacaccgggatacaaatgacgaccgggacacagggaatatgaatgacgaccgggacacagggacacaactacaacgcgatgcgccaacccaacagctagtagtgtATAAATGTTTTGCCATTGGAATTCCAACCTCTATCGCTGCAATATCAGTTTGCTGGGCTATGAAATGCATAAAGAAGCTAAAACGAAGGGAATTAATGCTTCTTCTGCATTAACAGAGTCTAAGAAGAAGCCACTTGATATTAAAAGATGTAAACAAGCTAACCCGGACGAATTTAATACTTGCAAAGAAGTAACagagtttaagaaaaaaatgcttgACTTATTGGATTCTGAACTATCTTGCAGCATCTGCTATGAGGCTGTGGTAATCATTAATTCAGTACATCTTTTACTGTGATAATCTATATAGCGTGCAATGAATATAGTGTATAAATGTTTTGCCATTGGAATTCCAACCTCTATCGCTGCAATATCAGTTTCCTGGGCTATGAAAAAGCATAAAGAAGGTAAAACGAAGGGAATTAATGCTTCTACTGCATTAACAGAGTCTAAGAAGAAGCCACTTGATATTAAAAGATGTAAACAAGCTAACCCGGACGAATTTAATACTTGCAAAGAAGTAacagagtttaaaaaaaaaatgcttgaccTATTGGATTCTGAACTATCTTGCAGCATCTGCTATGAGGTATTTGTTGAGCCAGATAGACTGCCGTGTCTACACGCTTTCTGCGAAGCTTGCGTCCTtaagaatgaagaaaaccaaacaaaatgtcCTCTGTGTAGGGCCACGTACACAGTTGGTCGCAAAGATACCCTTTTAGCCGGTTGTATTCAAAACATTATCGAATCTGCTTCTAATCCAAATGAAATGACTGAAAGGGATGAACTTGTAGCCGCCCATAAAGACTTGATAAGTCTGATGATggagaggaagaagaaaaaatggaaaactaaaattttaaaagtgcTTTATTTTTTGGCTGATTTATTTGTTGTCTGTACTTCGTACTGTATCTGGCAGCATCTGCTATTAGTTATTTGTTGAGCCAGTTAGACTGCCGTGTCTACACGCTTTCTGCGAAGCTTGTGTCCTTcagaatgaagaaaaccaaacaaaatgtcCTCTGTGTAGGGCCACGTACACAGCTGGTCGCAGATACCCTTTTAGCCGGTTGTATTCAAAACATTATCGAATCTGCTTATAATCCAAAGGAAATGACCAAATGAGATGAACTTGTAGCCGCACGTAAAGACTTGAAAAGTCTGATGATggagaggaagaagaaaaatggaaaactaaaatttttaaagggcTTTATTCTTTggcttatttatttgttgtctgTACCTCGGACTGTAATTTTTTATGCGAAAGCAATAGAACGTTCTGGGATCCTGTTTTTGTActgtttgaataaaattgctgactcaaaatttctattagatgcatttagGAACAGTGCGAAGTGTGTCtgtgtgcgggggggggggggtagcagcCATTCGATCACTTTGATTCTtagaaagagcactagaatttttgattaccaatcgaatgagccccttccgaagtttctatgacagcgctttctataaaaaccttttatACACCAGTGCATAaaatacaacccttgccctaagggctagGGGgatttgttatcctcaaagacaaaatttctggacctttcgaatcctttgaaaaaatagctatttaatttttgtattagaAGTGTTTGGTAAAATGTTGGGTGTGGGAGAAGCATAACTCGTGTGATAGCGCGTGGATAACTCGTTTAAtactaaatcaggagttaatcaGGGTTGTGGTATATCACCCttaatatggatcattttgatggactttgtcttaaggagcacaagaaaggcaaCAGCAAAACATGGAATTAAATGGGGatgaaaaactttcctggacttagataaTGCTGATAAATTGAAGCAGCCTAGATTAacgtttgagcaaaatgaatgagcttttatgtgttttgcaagttcaaggtgctagaatcagtttgaaaattaacgttaatAGGGCTACATCACAATGGCTAGGAATATTTCAAGATGAAAAAGTGACCTTGGGTAATAAAAGATAGAtcaggtggaaaaaaaaactaaaaactaataaaaaaactaaaaaagctaaaaaactaaaaaacctaaaaaagaaaaaaaagaaaaaaggaaaaaaatgaaaaataaaggagaaaaacaaaactaaaaaacgaatgtatatacagaccgggacaccgggatacaaatgacgaccgggacacagggaatataaatgacgaccgggacacagggacacaactacaacgcgaagcgccaacccaacagctagtagtgtATAAATGTTTTGCCATTGGAATTCAAACCTCTATCGCTGCAATATCAGTTTGCTGGGCTATGAAATGCATGAAGTGGCTAAAACGAAGGGAATTAATGCTTCTTCTGCATTAACAGAGTCTAAGAAGAAGCCACTTGATATTAAAAGATGTAAACAAGCTAACCCGGACGAATTTAATACTTGCAAAGAAGTAACagagtttaagaaaaaaatgcttgACCTATTGGATTCTGAACTATCTTGCAGCATCTGCTATGAGGCTGTGGTAATCATTAATTCAGTACATCTTTTACTGTGATAATCTATATAGCGTGCAATGAATATAGTGTATAAATGTTTTGCCATTGGAATTCCAGCCTCTATCGCTGCAATATCAGTTTCCTGGGCTATGAAAAAGCATAAAGAAGGTAAAACGAAGGGAATTAATGCTTCTACTGCATTAACAGAGTCTAAGAAGAAGCCACTTGATATTAAAAGATGTAAACAAGCTAACCCGGACGAATTTAATACTTGCAAAGAAGTAACagagtttaagaaaaaaatgcttgACCTATTGGATTCTGAACTATCTTGCAGCATCTGCTATGAGGTATTTGTTGAGCCAGTTAGACTGCCGTGTCTACACGCTTTCTGCGAAGCTTGCGTCCTTAAGAATGAAGACCAAACAAAATGTCCTCTGTGTAGGGCCACGTACACAGTTGGTCGCAAAGATACCCTTTTAGCCGGTTGTATTCAAAACATTATCGAATCTGCTTATAATCCAAATGAAATGACTGAAAGGGATGAACTTGTAGCCGCCCATAAAGACTTGATAAGTCTGATGATggagaggaagaagaaaaaatggaaaactaaaattttaaaagggctTTATTTTTTGGCTGATTTATTTGTTGTCTGTACTTCGTACTGTATCTGGCAGCATCTGCTATTAGTTATTTGTTGAGCCAGTTAGACTGCCGTGTCTACACGCTTTCTGCGAAGCTTGCGTCCTTcagaatgaagaaaaccaaacaaaatgtcCTCTGTGTAGGGCCACGTACACAGTTGGTCGCAGATACCCTTTTAGCCGGTTGTATTCAAAACATTATCGAATCTGCTTATAATCCAAAGGAAATGACCAAAAGAGATGAACTTGTAGCCGCACGTAAAGACTTGAAAAGTCTGATGATggagaggaagaagaaaaatggaaaactaaaattttaaaagggctTTATTCTTTggcttatttatttgttgtctgTACTTCGGACCGTAATTTTTTATGCGAAAGCAATAGAACGTTCTGGGATCCTGTTTTTGTActgtttgaataaaattgctgactcaaaatttctattagatgcatttagGAACAGTGCGAAGTGTGTCtgtgtgcggggggggggggtagcagcCATTCGATCACTTTGATTCTtagaaagagcactagaatttttgattaccaatcgaatgagccccttccgaagtttctatgacagcgctttctataaaaaccttctaTACACCAGTGCATAaaatacaacccttgccctaagggctagGGGgatttgttatcctcaaagacaaaatttctggacctttcgaatcctttgaaaaaatagctatttaatttttgtattagaAGTGTTTGGTAAAATGTTGGGTGTGGGAGAAGCATAACTCGTGTGATAGCGCGTGGATAACTCGTTTAAtactaaatcaggagttaatcaGGGTTGTGGTATATCACCCttaatatggatcattttgatggactttgtcttaaggagcacaagaaaggcaaCAGCAAAACATGGAATTAAATGGGGatgaaaaactttcctggacttagataaTGCTGATAAATTGAAGCAGCCTAGATTAacgtttgagcaaaatgaatgagcttttatgtgttttgcaagttcaaggtgctagaatcagtttgaaaattaacgttaatAGGGCTACATCACAATGGCTAGGAATATTTCAAGATGAAAAAGTGACCTTGGGTAATAAAAGATAGATCaggtggaaaaaaaactaaaaactaataaaaaaaactaaaaaagctaaaaaactaaaaaacctaaaaaagaaaaaaaataaaaaaggaaaaaaatgaaaaataaaggagaaaaacaaaactaaaaaacgaatgtatatacagaccgggacaccgggatacaaatgacgaccgggacacagggaatataaatgacgaccgggacacagggacacaactacaacgcgaagcgccaacccaacagctagtagtgtATAAATGTTTTGCCATTGGAATTCCAACCTCTATCGCTGCAATATCAGTTTGCTGGGCTATGAAATGCATAAAGAAGCTAAAACGAAGGGTAACAGAGTCTAAGAAGAAGCCACTTGATATTAAAAGATGTAAACAAGCTAACCCGGACGAATTTAATACTTGCAAAGAAGTAACagagtttaagaaaaaaatgcttgGACCTATTGGATTCTGAACTATCTTGCAGCATCTGCTATGAGGCTGTGGTAATCATTAATTCAGTACATCTTTTACTGTGATAATCTATATAGCGTGCAATGAATATAGTGTATAAATGTTTTGCCATTGGAATTCCAGCCTCTATCGCTGCAATATCAGTTTCCTGGGCTATGAAAAAGCATAAAGAAGGTAAAACGAAGGGAATTAATGCTTCTACTGCATTAACAGAGTCTAAGAAGAAGCCACTTGATATTAAAAGATGTAAACAAGCTAACCCGGACGAATTTAATACTTGCAAAGAAGTAACagagtttaagaaaaaaatgcttgACCTATTGGATTCTGAACTATCTTGCAGCATCTGCTATGAGGTATTTGTTGAGCCAGTTAGACTGCCGTGTCTACACGCTTTCTGCGAAGCTTGCGTCCTtaagaatgaagaaaaccaaacaaaatgtcCTCTGTGTAGGGCCACGTACACAGTTGGTCGCAAAGATACCCTTTTAGCCGGTTGTATTCAAAACATTATCGAATCTGCTTATAATCCAAATGAAATGACTGAAAGGGATGAACTTGTAGCCGCCCATAAAGACTTGATAAGTCTGATGatagaggaagaagaaaaaatggaaaactaaaattttaaaagggctttatttttttggctgatttaTTTGTTGTCTGTACTTCGTACTGTATCTGGCAGCATCTGCTACTAGTTATTTGTTGAGCCAGTTAGACTGCCGTGTCTACACGCTTTCTGCGAAGCTTGCGTCCTTcagaatgaagaaaaccaaacaaaatgtcCTCTGTGTAGGGCCACGTACACAGTTGGTCGCAGATACCCTTTTAGCCGGTTGTATTCAAAACATTATCGAATCTGCTTATAATCCAAAGGAAATGACCAAAAGAGATGAACTTGTAGCCGCACGTAAAGACTTGAAAAGTCTGATGATggagaggaagaagaaaaatggaaaactaaaattttaaaagggctTTATTCTTTggcttatttatttgttgtctgTACTTCGGACTGTAATTTTTTATGCGAAAGCAATAGAACGTTCTGGGATCCTGTTTTTGTActgtttgaataaaattgctgactcaaaatttctattagatgcatttagGAACAGTGCGAAGTGTGTCtgtgtgcggggggggggggggtagcagcCATTCGATCACTTTGATTCTtagaaagagcactagaatttttgattaccaatcgaatgagccccttccgaagtttctatgacagcgctttctataaaaaccttctaTACACCAGTGCATAaaatacaacccttgccctaagggctagGGGgatttgttatcctcaaagacaaaatttctggacttttcgaatcctttgaaaaaatagctatttaatttttgtattagaAGTGTTTGGTAAAATGTTGGGTGTGGGAGAAGCATAACTCATGTGATAGCGCGTGGATAACTCGTTTAAtactaaatcaggagttaatcaGGGTTGTGGTACATCACCCttaatatggatcattttgatggactttgtcttaaggagcacaagaaaggcaaCAGCAAAACATGGAATTAAATGGGGatgaaaaactttcctggacttagataaTGCTGATAAATTGAAGCAGCCTAGATTAacgtttgagcaaaatgaatgagcttttatgtgttttgcaagttcaaggtgctagaatcagtttgaaaattaacgttaatAGGGCTACATCACAATGGCTAGGAATATTTCAAGATGAAAAAGTGACCTTGGGTAATAAAAGATAGAtcaggtggaaaaaaaaaactaaaaactaataaaaaaactaaaaaagctaaaaaactaaaaaacctaaaaaagaaaaaaaataaaaaaggaaaaaaatgaaaaataaaggagaaaaacaaaactaaaaaacgaatgtatatacagaccgggacaccgggatacaaatgacgaccgggacacagggaatataaatgacgaccgggacacagggacacaactacaacgcgaagcgccaacccaacagctagtagtgtATAAATGTTTTGCCATTGGAATTCCAACCTCTATCGCTGCAATATCAGTTTGCTGGGCTATGAAATGCATAAAGAAGCTAAAACGAAGGGAATTAATGCTTCTTCTGCATTAACAG
Coding sequences within it:
- the LOC136042111 gene encoding E3 ubiquitin-protein ligase rnf8-B-like; this translates as MKKHKEGKTKGINASTALTESKKKPLDIKRCKQANPDEFNTCKEVTEFKKKMLDLLDSELSCSICYEVFVEPVRLPCLHAFCEACVLKNEENQTKCPLCRATYTVGRKDTLLAGCIQNIIESAYNPNEMTERDELVAAHKDLISLKMERKKKKWKTKILKGLYFLADLFVVCTSYCIWQHLLLVIC
- the LOC136042112 gene encoding E3 ubiquitin-protein ligase rnf8-like; its protein translation is MNIVYKCFAIGIPASIAAISVSWAMKKHKEGKTKGINASTALTESKKKPLDIKRCKQANPDEFNTCKEVTEFKKKMLDLLDSELSCSICYEVFVEPVRLPCLHAFCEACVLKNEENQTKCPLCRATYTVGRKDTLLAGCIQNIIESAYNPNEMTERDELVAAHKDLISLMIEEEEKMEN